One Candidatus Binataceae bacterium genomic region harbors:
- a CDS encoding DUF1028 domain-containing protein, with protein MELERLVHTYSILARDPVTGEMGGAVQSHYFRSGAVLSGEPGVGVVASQASGDPSYGSLGLALMRSGRSPADALRGLVVADPHGGIRQVAMVDAQGRVAAHTGADTIPEAGHELGDQFSVQANMMLRASVWPAMAKAFRATTGHLAERMLAALFAAEAEGGDIRGMQSAGLLLVGPPSPERPRGGNFDFRIDDSPRPLDELRRLLQVAAGYDASNRADRAFALGDVENGSREYERAAELIGENPEMRFWHAIALFRARRVDAGLTKLREAAAGDRNWIELALRLPEKIFQLDRGTKEQIRRMLTS; from the coding sequence ATGGAACTCGAGCGGCTGGTCCACACCTATTCGATCCTTGCGCGAGATCCGGTGACCGGCGAAATGGGTGGTGCGGTGCAGTCGCACTACTTCCGCTCCGGCGCGGTGCTCTCGGGAGAGCCGGGAGTCGGAGTCGTGGCGAGCCAGGCCTCGGGGGACCCGAGCTACGGATCGCTCGGGCTCGCGCTGATGCGGTCGGGTAGGTCGCCCGCCGATGCACTTCGCGGATTGGTGGTTGCCGATCCACACGGAGGCATTCGTCAGGTCGCGATGGTCGACGCGCAGGGACGGGTCGCAGCGCACACCGGCGCTGACACGATTCCCGAAGCCGGTCACGAATTAGGCGATCAATTTTCGGTGCAGGCGAACATGATGCTGCGCGCGAGCGTATGGCCGGCGATGGCGAAGGCGTTTCGCGCCACCACCGGCCACCTTGCCGAGCGTATGCTCGCCGCGTTGTTCGCGGCTGAAGCGGAGGGCGGTGACATCCGCGGGATGCAGTCCGCGGGACTGCTGCTAGTCGGGCCGCCGAGTCCTGAGCGCCCTCGCGGCGGAAATTTCGACTTCCGGATAGACGACTCGCCGCGGCCGCTCGACGAGCTGAGACGGCTCCTACAAGTGGCGGCCGGCTACGATGCGAGCAATCGCGCCGACCGTGCGTTCGCGCTCGGCGATGTCGAGAACGGGAGCCGCGAATACGAGCGCGCCGCCGAGCTGATCGGCGAAAATCCCGAAATGCGGTTCTGGCATGCGATCGCCCTGTTTCGGGCGAGACGGGTCGATGCAGGACTCACGAAACTTCGTGAGGCGGCGGCGGGCGACCGCAACTGGATCGAACTCGCGTTGCGTCTGCCGGAGAAGATCTTCCAGCTCGACCGCGGCACCAAAGAGCAAATCCGGCGAATGCTGACCAGCTAG
- a CDS encoding CoA transferase, which produces MIASSQGMLEGYRVLDFTQMVAGPTCTRILAEMGAEVIKLELAPDGDRVRAGGLKPLTAEFKNSTTSTYYLQHNHSKLSFAIDLKQPEARSLVMSMLPKIDVVVENFAPGVIKRLGFAYEDVRKTNPKIIMASISMAGQTGSLSYKAGYDYIGQAYAGVTDGIGERDMAPSLVTMAIGDVSTGVAAAMAVGFALLHRERTGEGQYLDASLIDTYYHMHETSPPMVALRGHKYRKTRNGSQHPDGGPTGVYHFKDDQYIVLTIPTGHQWRAFTRAVGMPQLADDPRFKSARGRRDNGIELKVIIEDWLKTFTTRDDALASLDKERVPCAPVLTVNEATCHPHLNERKTVRWVNDPLLGRVAVPGVPVKFSSWPDRTELRTARLGEDNERVLRELLGMPDDQIRQLHARGILVRDPTLAEHPRR; this is translated from the coding sequence TTGATAGCATCGTCGCAAGGGATGCTCGAAGGTTACCGTGTCCTGGATTTCACCCAGATGGTTGCCGGTCCCACCTGCACGAGGATTTTGGCCGAGATGGGAGCCGAGGTCATCAAGCTCGAACTGGCACCAGACGGTGACCGCGTCAGGGCTGGCGGTCTTAAACCGCTCACTGCGGAGTTCAAAAATTCGACCACCAGCACCTATTACCTGCAGCACAACCATAGCAAGCTGAGCTTCGCCATCGATCTCAAACAACCTGAAGCACGCTCGTTGGTGATGTCGATGCTGCCCAAGATCGATGTGGTCGTGGAAAATTTCGCTCCAGGTGTGATCAAACGCCTTGGTTTCGCTTACGAAGACGTCAGGAAGACTAATCCAAAGATCATCATGGCGTCGATCTCGATGGCGGGACAGACCGGATCGCTCTCCTATAAGGCCGGTTACGATTATATCGGTCAGGCTTACGCTGGTGTCACCGACGGGATCGGCGAACGCGATATGGCGCCTTCGTTGGTAACGATGGCGATCGGCGACGTCTCGACCGGCGTTGCCGCAGCGATGGCTGTGGGCTTCGCCTTGCTCCATCGCGAACGAACCGGCGAGGGACAGTATCTGGACGCTTCGCTGATCGACACCTACTACCACATGCATGAGACCAGCCCGCCGATGGTGGCACTGCGTGGTCATAAATACCGGAAGACGCGCAATGGCTCGCAGCATCCCGACGGCGGTCCGACCGGCGTCTATCACTTTAAGGATGATCAATACATCGTGCTGACGATTCCGACGGGGCACCAGTGGCGAGCCTTCACCCGCGCGGTGGGGATGCCACAACTGGCAGATGATCCGCGCTTCAAGAGCGCGCGCGGCCGTCGTGATAATGGCATAGAGCTGAAGGTCATTATCGAGGATTGGCTGAAGACCTTTACCACTCGCGACGACGCGCTGGCGTCACTAGACAAGGAACGGGTACCGTGCGCCCCAGTCTTGACGGTCAACGAGGCGACCTGCCATCCGCATCTGAACGAGCGCAAAACGGTTCGCTGGGTGAATGACCCGTTGCTTGGCAGAGTGGCGGTGCCGGGCGTACCGGTGAAGTTCTCGTCGTGGCCCGATCGGACCGAACTGCGGACCGCCCGGCTAGGCGAAGACAATGAACGAGTGCTCCGAGAACTGCTTGGCATGCCCGACGATCAGATTCGGCAACTGCACGCTAGGGGCATTTTAGTCCGCGATCCGACGCTTGCCGAGCACCCACGCCGCTAG
- a CDS encoding VOC family protein: protein MSANPNGTEKRTIKSPARLSHAVLRTTRLKEMVEWYGTVLGAKVMYQNEFIAFMTYDDEHHRIALAAFPGLIDKPKRTTGLDHLAFFYETLGDWITNYERLKEGGITPRVCIHHGITMSLYYRDPDDNGVELSIDSVPKAEWHSWMQNRLGENVIGGPLDPDDIARKYHAGVPEEELRHYDPKKPVDMAVIRRLAE, encoded by the coding sequence ATGAGCGCTAATCCTAACGGGACAGAAAAACGCACGATAAAGAGTCCCGCGCGACTTTCGCACGCAGTGCTCCGAACCACGCGCCTGAAGGAGATGGTCGAATGGTACGGCACGGTGCTCGGTGCGAAGGTGATGTACCAGAACGAATTCATCGCGTTCATGACATATGACGACGAGCATCATCGAATCGCGCTCGCGGCGTTTCCCGGGCTCATCGATAAACCCAAGCGCACAACAGGGCTCGACCATCTGGCGTTCTTCTACGAGACGCTGGGCGACTGGATTACGAATTACGAGCGGTTGAAGGAAGGGGGGATCACGCCGCGCGTATGCATCCACCATGGCATCACGATGTCGCTCTACTATCGCGATCCCGATGACAACGGCGTCGAGCTGTCGATCGACAGTGTACCGAAGGCGGAATGGCATTCGTGGATGCAGAACAGGCTCGGCGAGAATGTGATCGGCGGGCCGCTGGACCCGGACGATATCGCACGCAAGTACCACGCGGGCGTGCCGGAAGAGGAACTTCGCCACTACGATCCGAAAAAACCGGTAGACATGGCTGTAATCCGGCGCCTGGCCGAATAA
- a CDS encoding class I SAM-dependent methyltransferase, translated as MAETNHQTDVEKVGKFAQEVFGHLAGALVSGMIHLGERMGLYRALKDAGPLTSEELARKTGLNERWVREWLYQQATAKIIDYKGESRFELSPEGALVLADENSPFFLAGGFCALPQQMALLNQLPRSFQSGLGLSYDQFGSEVNVGVERLLAPWFRTQLVPSALPRLDGVVAKLQAGAKVADVGCGAGIAIIEMAKAYPRSQFHGYDIAKLPLQRAAENARKAGVENVHLHDAGVDPLPGDASCDFITTFDCLHDMTRPDLVMLAIRKAIKSDGTWLIADVHGMPTFEENLKQNPLAPLMYGFSVICCMSSALSEPGGLGLGTLGFPEPVARRMTAEAGFTRFVTKDFENPINAYYEVRP; from the coding sequence ATGGCCGAAACGAATCACCAGACCGACGTCGAGAAAGTGGGAAAATTCGCGCAGGAGGTCTTTGGCCATCTTGCGGGAGCGCTGGTTTCGGGCATGATCCACCTCGGCGAACGCATGGGTCTCTACCGAGCGCTGAAGGACGCCGGTCCTCTCACCAGCGAAGAATTGGCACGCAAGACCGGCCTCAATGAACGCTGGGTTCGCGAGTGGCTCTACCAGCAGGCGACCGCTAAAATAATAGACTATAAGGGTGAGTCACGTTTCGAACTCAGCCCCGAGGGCGCCCTCGTGCTGGCGGACGAAAACAGTCCTTTTTTTCTCGCTGGCGGTTTTTGCGCACTCCCGCAGCAGATGGCGCTGTTGAACCAGCTCCCGCGCTCATTCCAAAGCGGACTCGGCCTATCTTATGACCAGTTCGGTTCAGAAGTGAATGTCGGCGTCGAGCGACTGCTCGCTCCCTGGTTTCGGACGCAGCTTGTACCCAGCGCCCTGCCAAGGCTCGACGGCGTCGTCGCCAAGCTGCAGGCAGGCGCCAAGGTTGCGGATGTCGGATGCGGCGCTGGCATTGCGATCATCGAGATGGCGAAGGCTTACCCGCGGTCGCAGTTTCACGGTTACGATATCGCAAAGCTGCCCCTCCAGCGTGCTGCCGAAAACGCACGGAAGGCCGGGGTGGAGAACGTGCATCTGCACGACGCAGGCGTCGATCCTCTTCCAGGCGATGCTAGTTGCGATTTCATCACTACCTTCGATTGCCTCCACGACATGACGAGGCCCGACCTTGTGATGCTGGCCATTCGCAAAGCCATCAAATCGGACGGAACGTGGCTGATCGCCGACGTTCACGGGATGCCGACTTTCGAGGAAAACCTGAAGCAAAATCCCCTAGCGCCGCTCATGTACGGCTTTTCAGTGATTTGCTGTATGTCGTCCGCGCTTTCCGAGCCCGGCGGCCTCGGGTTGGGCACCCTCGGATTTCCCGAGCCAGTCGCCCGCAGGATGACGGCGGAGGCCGGGTTCACGCGCTTCGTAACCAAAGATTTTGAGAACCCGATCAACGCCTACTATGAAGTCCGGCCCTAG